A genome region from Rubidibacter lacunae KORDI 51-2 includes the following:
- a CDS encoding glycosyl transferase: MSRPVVYFAVTGHGFGHAVRAASVAAALQHLNPDVLPVLVTPAPHWLLASYLGDDFLHRPRTFDVGVVQSDSLQMDLPATAASWQAIRDRAAQIIKSEADFIRTNRARLVVADIPPLAGEIARAAGVPCWAIGNFGWDFIYRDWGEDFTELVDWIAEQYARCELLWRLPLHEAMGAFPTIRDVGLTGGIPRLSVDEARAFGLSTERDRTALLTFGGLGLAQTPYHNLERFPDWKFITFDANAPELPNLIRVRDRRYRPVDFMPFCERVVSKPGFSTFSEAMRLSIPIVSLTREGFAESPVLLAGLQDYSAHQIVEADEFFHGNWSFLHRSPTPARQPGAISTDGSETIARAICEYLSTTRASPSIHPR, from the coding sequence ATGTCCCGTCCTGTCGTATATTTTGCCGTCACCGGTCACGGTTTCGGTCACGCCGTACGCGCGGCCTCCGTTGCTGCCGCCCTCCAACATCTCAACCCAGACGTACTCCCCGTCCTCGTCACTCCAGCTCCGCATTGGTTGCTTGCCTCTTACTTGGGCGATGATTTTCTGCATCGCCCGCGAACCTTCGATGTTGGTGTGGTCCAATCCGACAGCTTACAGATGGATTTACCAGCTACGGCGGCAAGCTGGCAGGCAATCCGCGATCGCGCCGCGCAAATTATCAAGAGCGAAGCCGATTTCATCCGCACCAATCGCGCGCGCCTCGTCGTTGCTGACATCCCACCCCTAGCCGGGGAGATCGCCCGCGCGGCCGGCGTTCCTTGCTGGGCTATCGGCAACTTCGGCTGGGACTTCATCTATCGCGACTGGGGCGAGGACTTCACCGAACTCGTCGACTGGATTGCCGAACAGTACGCCCGGTGCGAGTTATTGTGGCGCTTGCCCCTCCACGAAGCGATGGGGGCTTTCCCCACCATCCGCGACGTCGGTTTGACGGGGGGCATTCCGCGCCTCAGTGTCGACGAGGCACGGGCATTCGGGCTGAGCACAGAGCGAGACCGTACCGCGCTACTAACCTTCGGCGGGTTGGGTCTGGCGCAGACTCCTTATCACAATCTCGAGCGCTTCCCCGATTGGAAGTTCATCACCTTCGACGCTAATGCCCCGGAGCTGCCAAACCTCATCCGGGTTCGCGATCGCCGCTATCGGCCGGTAGACTTTATGCCCTTTTGCGAACGCGTCGTTTCCAAACCGGGGTTCAGTACCTTCTCCGAAGCGATGCGCCTCAGTATCCCGATTGTTTCGCTGACACGCGAGGGGTTTGCCGAGTCGCCCGTCTTGCTGGCCGGCTTGCAGGACTACTCCGCCCACCAAATCGTTGAGGCCGACGAGTTCTTCCACGGCAACTGGAGCTTCCTGCACCGATCGCCGACGCCCGCCCGCCAGCCTGGAGCCATCTCCACCGATGGCTCCGAAACGATCGCTCGAGCCATCTGCGAGTACCTGAGCACCACGCGAGCGTCACCCAGCATCCACCCGCGATGA
- a CDS encoding secondary thiamine-phosphate synthase enzyme YjbQ, whose amino-acid sequence MPHHQAVLHVRTSGKCLHKLTADIARVVADSAILTGLCTVFVRHTSASLLIQENADQDVLVDLSNFFAKLVPEDDRYIHNSEGPDDMPAHIRSSLTRTSEQIPIANGRLLLGTWQGVYLWEHRQRSHTREVVVHVSGT is encoded by the coding sequence ATGCCCCACCATCAGGCAGTTTTACACGTTCGCACCAGCGGGAAATGCCTGCACAAGCTCACAGCCGACATCGCGCGCGTCGTTGCCGACTCGGCGATCCTCACGGGGCTGTGTACGGTGTTCGTCCGCCATACGTCCGCAAGTCTGTTAATCCAGGAAAATGCCGATCAGGACGTCCTGGTCGACCTGTCGAATTTCTTTGCCAAGCTCGTCCCGGAGGACGATCGCTACATCCACAACAGCGAAGGACCGGATGACATGCCCGCCCACATCCGCTCGTCCCTGACACGAACCTCAGAGCAGATTCCGATCGCCAATGGGCGGTTGCTGCTAGGAACCTGGCAAGGGGTTTATCTGTGGGAACACCGCCAGCGCAGTCATACCCGTGAAGTGGTGGTTCACGTCAGCGGCACCTAG
- the leuC gene encoding 3-isopropylmalate dehydratase large subunit, protein MNAPQTLFDKIWQNHVVHQRDDGTCILYIDRQLVHEVTSPQAFEGLRLAGRQPRQPHAALAVADHNVPTSDRAAGIADPESRLQIETLERNAVEFGIQFFSMSDRRQGIVHIIGPEQGLTQPGMTIVCGDSHTSTHGAFGALAFGIGTSEVEHVLATQTLQARKPKNMRITVNGTRGIGVTAKDLILAIIGRIGTAGGTGHVIEYAGDAVQSLSVEGRMTVCNMSIEAGARAGLIAPDETTFAYLRGRPFAPGADYWEQAVAFWQSLPSDPGATYDKEIAIHASTIAPQVTWGTSPQDVLPITGTVPDPSNFDAPARQQSVRRALDYMGLQPGTPLAAVNIDAVFIGSCTNGRIEDLREVAKVAEGRQVASGLRAAIVPGSGLVKYQAEQEGLDVIFKQAGFDWREPGCSMCLAMNADRLAPQERCASTSNRNFEGRQGRGGRTHLVSPAMAAAAAVTGKLTDVRELL, encoded by the coding sequence ATGAACGCGCCGCAAACGTTATTCGACAAGATTTGGCAAAACCACGTCGTCCACCAGCGCGACGACGGCACTTGCATTCTCTACATCGACCGCCAGCTCGTTCATGAAGTGACCAGCCCGCAAGCCTTCGAGGGATTGCGTCTTGCCGGTCGCCAGCCGCGCCAGCCTCACGCCGCCCTCGCCGTTGCCGACCACAACGTGCCAACGAGCGATCGCGCAGCGGGAATTGCCGACCCAGAAAGTCGCTTGCAGATCGAGACTCTAGAGCGCAACGCCGTCGAATTCGGCATTCAGTTTTTCTCCATGAGCGATCGCCGTCAGGGCATCGTTCATATCATCGGCCCCGAGCAGGGGTTGACGCAGCCGGGGATGACGATCGTCTGCGGCGACAGTCACACCTCCACCCACGGCGCTTTTGGCGCGCTGGCTTTCGGCATCGGCACCTCAGAAGTCGAGCACGTCTTGGCGACGCAGACCTTGCAGGCGCGCAAGCCCAAGAACATGCGCATCACCGTCAACGGCACGCGCGGCATTGGCGTGACGGCTAAGGACTTGATTCTGGCAATCATCGGTCGCATCGGGACGGCGGGCGGCACCGGTCACGTCATCGAATACGCGGGCGATGCGGTGCAATCGCTTAGCGTGGAAGGTCGCATGACCGTCTGCAACATGTCGATCGAAGCCGGCGCGCGGGCGGGATTGATCGCTCCCGACGAGACGACGTTTGCCTACCTGCGCGGTCGTCCGTTTGCGCCGGGCGCAGACTATTGGGAGCAAGCAGTGGCATTTTGGCAGTCGCTCCCCTCCGACCCCGGCGCGACGTACGACAAAGAAATCGCGATCCACGCTAGCACGATCGCCCCACAAGTCACGTGGGGAACCAGCCCGCAAGACGTACTGCCGATTACCGGCACCGTTCCCGACCCAAGCAATTTCGACGCACCCGCCCGCCAGCAATCCGTCCGCCGCGCGCTCGATTACATGGGCTTGCAGCCGGGAACGCCGCTGGCAGCAGTGAATATCGATGCGGTGTTTATCGGCTCTTGCACCAATGGGCGAATCGAAGACTTGCGCGAAGTCGCCAAGGTGGCGGAAGGACGCCAAGTGGCAAGCGGGTTGCGGGCCGCGATCGTGCCGGGGTCGGGCTTGGTGAAGTACCAAGCCGAGCAGGAAGGGTTGGACGTTATCTTCAAACAAGCGGGCTTTGACTGGCGCGAACCGGGTTGCTCGATGTGTTTGGCAATGAACGCCGATCGCCTCGCTCCCCAAGAGCGCTGTGCGTCGACTTCAAATCGCAATTTTGAAGGACGCCAAGGACGCGGCGGGCGCACGCACCTAGTCAGCCCAGCAATGGCCGCAGCAGCGGCGGTAACCGGCAAGCTGACAGACGTGCGCGAGTTGCTCTAG
- the leuD gene encoding 3-isopropylmalate dehydratase small subunit gives MDKFTTLTGVAAPLPMLNVDTDMIIPKQHLKTIKRTGLGAVLFEELRFTLDGTEIPDFVLNRSPYRDAHILVTGDNFGCGSSREHAPWALLDFGIRCIVAPSFADIFFNNCFKNGILPIALPAAQVEVLTADAQNPDTATLTVDLPAQTMRRANGETLAFEVDAFRKNCLLNGLDDISLTLQHEAAIAAFEQRQRQQKPWLWTSAIA, from the coding sequence ATGGACAAATTCACCACCCTGACTGGGGTTGCGGCGCCGTTGCCGATGCTGAATGTGGATACGGACATGATTATCCCCAAGCAGCATCTCAAGACCATCAAACGGACGGGCTTGGGCGCAGTGCTGTTCGAAGAGCTGCGCTTCACCCTCGACGGCACGGAAATTCCCGATTTCGTGCTCAACCGCTCGCCCTACCGCGACGCCCATATCCTCGTTACGGGTGACAACTTCGGGTGTGGTTCGTCCCGCGAGCACGCCCCGTGGGCGCTGTTGGATTTCGGCATCCGCTGTATCGTCGCCCCGAGCTTTGCCGATATTTTCTTCAATAACTGCTTTAAAAATGGCATCCTGCCAATCGCGCTGCCAGCCGCACAGGTCGAGGTGCTGACAGCCGACGCGCAGAATCCCGATACGGCGACGCTGACGGTAGACTTGCCCGCCCAAACCATGCGCCGCGCCAATGGCGAGACGCTGGCGTTTGAGGTGGATGCATTTCGCAAAAACTGCTTGTTGAACGGTCTGGACGATATCAGCCTGACGTTACAGCACGAAGCAGCGATCGCTGCCTTCGAGCAACGCCAGCGCCAGCAAAAACCCTGGTTGTGGACAAGTGCGATCGCCTAA
- a CDS encoding prepilin peptidase — protein MDTIAEIALITVAIIFGASVGSFLNVVAYRIPAGLSLLYPPSHCPACKHRLGPTENVPVIGWLRLQGRCRRCRTRISPRYPLVEAAGAALFLLAFARFGWSLEMASCAIFLSWLLALSLIDIDTMTLPNALTQFGVVVGLGFQVARGWLQDDGTSGAAIALTGGILGAVVSIWAFEILERVGTAALGQEAMGGGDAKLAAGIGAWLGWKMALLSGFLASAFGSVIGVSAIALGLLGRREPMPFGPFLALGAAVSVLWGEEIIATYWSWFSQAPK, from the coding sequence ATGGACACGATCGCAGAGATCGCGTTAATTACAGTGGCGATTATTTTCGGCGCATCGGTCGGTAGCTTTCTAAACGTAGTGGCGTATCGTATACCGGCAGGCTTATCGCTGCTGTATCCTCCCTCGCATTGTCCGGCGTGCAAACACCGCCTGGGGCCCACTGAAAACGTACCGGTGATCGGTTGGTTGCGCCTGCAGGGTCGCTGCCGGCGGTGTCGCACGCGCATATCGCCGCGCTATCCGCTGGTAGAAGCAGCTGGGGCAGCGTTATTTCTGCTTGCTTTTGCGCGGTTCGGTTGGTCGCTGGAGATGGCTAGCTGCGCGATTTTTCTAAGCTGGTTGTTGGCGCTATCTCTCATAGACATCGACACGATGACGTTGCCGAATGCGCTCACGCAGTTTGGCGTTGTCGTCGGGTTGGGGTTCCAAGTCGCGCGGGGTTGGCTGCAAGACGACGGCACGAGCGGTGCCGCGATCGCCCTAACCGGCGGCATCCTCGGCGCGGTTGTGAGTATCTGGGCATTCGAGATCCTGGAGCGTGTAGGCACGGCCGCTCTAGGGCAGGAAGCAATGGGGGGCGGCGATGCGAAGTTGGCAGCCGGGATCGGTGCGTGGCTGGGCTGGAAAATGGCGTTGCTGTCGGGCTTCCTCGCAAGCGCTTTCGGATCGGTCATTGGCGTTAGTGCTATTGCACTCGGGTTGCTGGGGCGACGCGAGCCAATGCCTTTCGGTCCCTTTTTGGCGCTCGGTGCCGCCGTCAGCGTGCTGTGGGGCGAAGAGATTATTGCAACGTACTGGAGCTGGTTCTCCCAAGCACCTAAGTAG